TTGTTAGTTTTTgcgttattttaaatataatgtgttctaCGTGTGTGTGTGGAATATTTTGTTCCTCTAATTTCTCTTGTATCTCGTCAGTGGTGATTGAGTAATGGACCCCACGAGTGACTACAGATTTGGCTGTGGTTTATTTCCAGGTAGGTGTATAATAGTCTCGTGTGGTTTAAACGCGTCTTACGGCCACCCTTAAGAAACTTATTTAGGTCAGTTGAGTCGTTCCCACCTGCTTTtcgtttatcttttcaaacttcgCTTTCTATCAaagagcttctcattggtcgcTTGTTGCGTGCTCTCCCAACCATTAAATCGGATTTAGAGTCGAGACGTCGTTCGACGAAAacttgtgattctcaatcctagtttgcaccagTTTTTGGTTGTTGAAGCATCTTACTCAGTTATAGTTAAGAAGTTGTGATCAACAgacgtgttttatttttatgcgtTAGTGCGAAAAACGGTTTAGTGATATCTGCCTTTATCTCATCTCGACCTTAATTCATGGGGTGTACGTGATTGTCCGCGGGTATTCTGAATACCCACGTGCATTTTTGAACATTAACTctgaatattacttttattttacgtCAGAACAAACTAGGATGATCAGAAAAAGAATCTCCCGATCTACTTGTGAAGCATTATTCAACTCAGACCAGCTAAATCTTCTTCACGAAGCTGCAGAATGTTGTTCATTTTTACTCCTATAACGTTATTAGGTAATTGATTGTCTAATTCCTTTTCATAATTTTaccaatttgttttattgtaattaaacgtTTATCTTTTATAGGTTGCATTTTTATGGGCGGCGAGATCGAAGATGCAACATATTGATAATATGGTCGCTATCGACATCTTTTCCCACCTGAAATTTAATTAGTTTCCGGCTCGTTATGTTCTGAAACACAAATTTAGTTTGTCACTAGTATGGCGATTGTGTAGTATTCAGTTACTACAATTATCAGAGTTTTAATTGTTCGTCGTGATATTTTTTGATACCAGAGCattattcaattatttataaGGTTTGTCTTTAGTTGTCAACTCGTATTAAATTTGTAGGTGCTTatgatttttttgaaattatttgtcgTGCATTTGTGGTAAATTTTGTTTGTCTAGCGCATGTGTAACGGTGTCAGGGTTTATAGACTGCATCCCACTTACGATTATAAATTTAAACTGGGGCTTGCTTCCAGATAGGTGAATTTTCATTTTACCAGATATAAACGCGTCTTCTGACTATTCCTTCAATAACTTATTAAGGTCAGCGGCTTTTTACCCTCGAACAAGGACGCTGCTCTGAGGCAGACCTTGGTTCTAGCAATACATGCTTGTGGGTTGCAGCGTTTAATCTCTGTTGCAAGAAGGGGTGATTGTAGTGGCCTGGTATACCTTAAATTATTATCGAGTATTGTGGAAGCTTGGTTTTGTGCGCTATATTGCTaccttgtgttttttctttttgtgatGTAAATATTGTGAATCAGTTTTGATCATCTGTGTCAAGTTCGTTGTTTGTGgagtttataattgaaattttctttgtttgtaattgtaATGCCAACATCCAaggggtttgttttgtttactattacatttaatttgttagtaTTGGGAGCTttctctaccgcagtattagttgctTCTCCTACTTATTCTTCGTTTTCTGAATTTTCTGACGAAttagtgaattttattatttttcttcggTCTTTTCCTAACATTATTTTTTTGGCTTTATCTAtggtatttattctttttttttgttttgcttcaaaaaataaagtaggaggacagtttgtttctttattaattaatcgAAGACGCAATATATTGGAAGGTGATCACTATCTACATCTTTTCCCACCTGGAATTTTATTCGCCTTTGGCTCGCATTATATGTGCAAATGCACTGTTCAagtatgtcactggagttagtgTCAAGGGTGGTATTGTTTAATAAGACTATATTGTTGTCATCTATGAACTGTAGGAGACTTCTtccattgttgtttgtgtatCTGCATCCAAAATtgacatttttactatttaggtCTCCAATAACTATATATAGTTATGGTTGTTGAAAAAGATGTTGAGTAATGCTGTGTTTAATTGTTCATTtggtgagcagtaaattcctgcaacagatacttttgtttttttgcaggATATCAACTGTGACgtgttcgttgttactgctcaatCTAATTTCTATAACTCATTGTTCCGTTTTGTAGAGCAGCATACTGCCTCTATCATTTTTGTTAATTCTATCTTTCTTTCTTGATGTGTGCATGggtattttaaaactattgttattctatattaaagtttcgcttactattataactggaggttagtttcttgtataaggtcATCGATCTTCTGTATTTTGGAAGCtgttgcaccttggatgttgatatatgcAACTGTGAGCATTATGTTGTAAGCATGTATCcggtaagtgttgttattatgtatgGAATATGAggtgtaatgtgtttttttttaacatattaatcAGCAAATCGATGCAGTTGGTTGTTTGGTTcggttttgtgtattctgttacaaATTCTGGAAATTTTTATGGTAGTAATAATgcttgttttatcaggtgtgttAGCATTTGTTTCTTGGAATGTGGTGCTGTTTTTGGattttttccttttaacatttgtGCATTtgtggttttaattgttttataaatgctGTTAATATGTCTGTTTTTGGTTGCCTATTTGTACTTGGCTGTTCTTGATCTGATGATGTACTTATCtgatatatacgttgttttatatatttgtgttcatCACATCCTTTATAGTTGActgtgtgggtttgaccacagttataacatttgggtgtttctttatcttttttacaCTGGGAGATATGGTGTTACCCCCAGACccgcagcacctcggtgttgctgAGCAGGCTGCAGAATCGtgtccatatctttggcaattgtaacattgtgttactaCGATTGCCGGAGTTTTTAGCtgttctacttggtatttttgataccaaagcGTTATTccattattaattagttttagaatgttgtaactgtcgtctatgtttatatgtataagaTTTGTGGGTGCttatgttttctttgaaattattcgCTGTATATTGGTATGTGGAATGCCTTGTTCGTctaaagcagtggttctcaaccttttttaaCCCGTGGACCCCTTTTCCCTTCTTTTTTTCTTGGTGGACCCCTTCATAACTATTGGTCATAAGAAGACAATATTctattttcactaatataaattttgaggttttaataatcaaagaaatagtatataattaagctttatttttaaatgaaaactaatttaaagcaaataaagtattctacaacaattataataatgataattagtaataataataataatcaaaattattgtaataataatttcttaccaatatcttgtattacaatattatcatGTTTCTTCCATGGTCAAGCCCAAGGAGATCAGAGCTCTTCAGGCAATTGAATTCACTGTAGCATTTATTTATGTACACTGGTTAAAATTTTCGATAAACCAGTTAAAGTTAAGTgtgtgataagaaaaaaaaaaagagataagcATATTTATTCAATGAGATCCCTGTGGTTGATGATGCTCGGCGAGTTTCTTTATATCTGGTTCCATCGATGTTAATGATAGTCGAACATCACCTCTTTTCACAATGTCAAGTCTATTGCGAGCTTTTGATAACAGTTGAGAAACACGACTAAATCCCGATTCAACAAGATAGGATGTTGGAAAAGCAATAACGTAGAGCTGTGCTTTATCCCAGAGCAAAGGGTACTTTGTAGCAACATCATTTGTCTTCCATACATTGTACTTTCCATCTTTGAATTTTGCACGCATTATTTCATCACTTTGTAATTTGATGAGAGGCTCTTGCAAAGATATGTCTATATCGGCAACATTAACTTCGAAGGGAATTGAAACCCAAGTCGGTATAACCATCATGAGTAGGTCACTAAACCGAGTTTGCATATCTTCATGCACATTTTCCATATATTCACCATATAATGCAAGATCTTCATCTTGCAAATCGCTGCCAACAGAGGCCAAACCAGGAAACTGTTCAAATGCACGACGACTGATATTATTCTTATACAACTTTAGTTTCCTCAGAAAAGCAGCAATAGCACTTTTACTAGATATCAGATCAGAATCTTTTCCTTGGAGATGTTTATTAAGTGAattcaatttttcaaatatacctgataagaaaaacacatcaCATTTATTTGCAAGCAGCTGTTCTCCAAGTTGTGTGTTAGCAAGAAAGGATACAATAGAATCCCAAAGTGCAATGAAACGCTGAAGACAATTCCCCTTTGATAGCCATTTCACCTCTGTATGTAATACAAGCCGCTCAAACTCTTCTCTATTTTACTTACATAATTCATGAAAAGGCGGTCTCGGAGAGAATTTGATTTAATATGGTTAACTACTTGTATTACGACAGTAAGGGCATCATGGAAACGTGCACTCATTTTCTTTGCAACTAAGTGTTGACGGTGTATCACGCAGTGAATACAAAATACTTCCGGGACAGCTTTTTTTAAATGTGCAATAAAACCTTTGTATCTGCCTGTCATAGATAGTGCACCATCAGTAGCACAGCGATTATATTTTTGAGTGGAATATTGTTTTCCTGGAAATAAGTaacaacttcattaaaaattgtttcaccTTTTTGTGTCTGTCACAAGACTTCTAGCAAAAAGAATTTCCTCTTTGGGtccttcatcattgttaaatCTAACATATGCTAATAAAATGGCCTCATTATCTCTTAAAGTGGGTTCATCAAGTTGAAGGGCAAACTGTTTCACTTGCAAATGGACTATCAATTGTTTTTCTACATCCTCTGCCACTTCATCAATGCTTAAAGGGATGGAATTAGTAATTTCACttgcattttgtttcataactCACGAAATAATAACAGACACTGCTGGTAGAATTACTGTTTCACCAACATTATAGGGTTTTCCTGCTTTTGCTATTATTTTGCTAATTTCGGATCATGCCAGTAAACCATCACTCATTTTAcacactttgttattaaacaattgAAACGCTGTTTTTCTAGCTTGGAAATTATTACGAAGTTTTTAAAAGTATTCTACTGGTTTATCTTTCTCTCCTGTGTGCTTCTTTTCTAGATTGATTTTTAGTTTACAAGGTTTCATACTATCATTTGAAAGTACATCCATACATATGAGGCACATTGGTTTCGTTTCATTGTGTGGTGTTGGAATAAATCCGTAAGACAAATATTCAACGGAGTACTGTCGGCACTTCTTTTTACTAGGAACAGCCATGGGATGTCTGCAAAAATATATACAGCTGGTGATACAATTATTGCATTTCAtaatatctaactatatatattgctattcatttttagaaatttttcgACAAATAAAACGCATATATAGAAACAGAGTGCATGGTAAATGTTCGAGGTAAaactggtaaataaaaatgttatagttaaaataacttgaatgattaaaaataactatacaagtcattcattattatcattaccaTTGACATTTTTAACTTCCTCAAAGGTGATAATTATATCAGATAACTGCGAAGATATGAATTGATGtttgaaatttgtttcaaaacgggaaaaatattccatttttctcTTCAGTCTTTTTATACTggtcaataattttttttttattattgaaatgcagaaattaaaaaaatacgaaAGAATGTCTGCACTAGGAACTTTTAATATCTCTCTCCTTTTCACGATGGAGTTCAACGTTAAACTGAAGTGAACTGCTTGGGTCAAGTCGACATTTTAATAGATTTTCCCCTAGAAGGGTTTGACAGATCGAAGTATTTCTGGAATAAATTCCCTAAGGAGATTAGTATGGGAGGGCGAGGTTCAGACAGACAATATAATAGGAAAAGAACCGACTGCCCGAGGCGTATATTTAAAACCAGCTCTTATcacttgttttttctttttttattattgctttCAAGGCAATTTTCTGGAAATTTTTCAAAATCTAGAAAATACATCCAAATTCGtttgaatgtctacttcaacttTTTTCAGGTCCAACCAAAATTACAatagaaattgaatttttaataataaaaacaattctgaGTTGGTTTTCTTCATGGACCACCAAAATATCATTGTGGACCCCCAATTTGTTATGTTTTGCCTGTGAACCCCCAGAAAAATTCCATGGACCCCTAGGGTCCATGTGAACCCTGGTTGAGAATTCATGGTCTAAAGCTTGTATAATTGATTCAAGGttaaaaaacattggtttttgACGTGTCTTAATAGACTTGTATTTTTGGCATCCTTTATAGTTATCCGTATGTTtctccccacaattgcagcatttgggtttgggatTTTGTTTAGTGCAATGTGAAATTTGGTGATTCTcaccacagcccacacaacgcgcatttgcttgacATGCTGcagctacatgtccaaacctttggcattggtaacactgtgtgacaaccactgctggtgtttttttttgttcaatcGTGTACCTTTggtaccacatagtgataccattattgaTGAAATGTGTAATATCTGGCTATTATCTGTTACTACTTTGATGACGTTAGTGGGTTTTTTGGTAATGTGTGAGATTATTCTGTCCactgaaatgttttatgtttggtgCACTTAACGCACCCTTTGTTTTCTGTCTCTATTGAATAATGCACACCCCGTGTTACAAATGATTTAGGTGTTGGTTTAGCTCCAGGTAAGTGGAAGGAAGGAATACTTGGTAGGTATTTAGGTTAAATTATCCTTTCGTTCTCCAAATGTTGAACGAAAAATTTAttaggggcggtcagaaactattgtttctcttcaccccacacaaggcaagaGTAAATTAGTCAAATGATTACGGAGATAATTAACTGAATTGGAGtggcttgtttgttgtttttcgcTCACCATCGTGAGCGATGGTC
Above is a genomic segment from Tachypleus tridentatus isolate NWPU-2018 chromosome 11, ASM421037v1, whole genome shotgun sequence containing:
- the LOC143232643 gene encoding zinc finger BED domain-containing protein 5-like, with translation MKQNASEITNSIPLSIDEVAEDVEKQLIVHLQVKQFALQLDEPTLRDNEAILLAYVRFNNDEGPKEEILFARSIFEKLNSLNKHLQGKDSDLISSKSAIAAFLRKLKLYKNNISRRAFEQFPGLASVGSDLQDEDLALYGEYMENVHEDMQTRFSDLLMMVIPTWVSIPFEVNVADIDISLQEPLIKLQSDEIMRAKFKDGKYNVWKTNDVATKYPLLWDKAQLYVIAFPTSYLVESGFSRVSQLLSKARNRLDIVKRGDVRLSLTSMEPDIKKLAEHHQPQGSH